From the genome of Pirellulales bacterium:
GCGCCCGCTTCAGCCGAGCGGACCGACTTCGAGAGCAAGCCGAGCGGAAGCCTTTCAATCGAGGGAGACCGCATCCTCTTCGATCTCGGGGCCTACGAATGGATGCAAGCGGACGTGCGATGGTGAAATAAGCTATTGATTCGCAGGCGCCATCCGAGGGCCCGTCGCCAGATGCGGCTGATGACTAGCCCGATCTGCCGGCACGCCAGTGGCGGAGTAATCGTCGTCGGTCGGCGCGGGCATAGCTCCCTCGGGTATTGCGTCCGAAGGGGCGTGGTTATTCTCGATGACCGGATAGCAGTCGTCGTACGGGCATGCGCACATCCGGCAGCCGGCAAGGCTAGCCAATCCCAAGAGCGCGGCAATGAAATACTTGGCCATAGTGATCCTCTGCCGGTCAAATCCGGTCGTAAGATGGGCAAGCCGCGAACGATGCGCGAGAAAACGCATCGCATCGACGAGCCCAATGGCCCGCGCGGCCGTCACTTACTCTCGGCAACTGGGGCGAGTCAACCTGAGCAAATCTTGCCGGTTGTAGCGGCAAGTGCGAGCGGCTTACTCTTTCGTCGCTGGCGCCGCTGCCGGCGGAGGAACGGCTTTAGCATTCAGATTGATCACGGGTGGGGCGGCGCGAGGCTCTTCGCTCTTGGGAGGCGTCCAGCCCGTATCGACCAACATGTAGCCCGACCAGAAAAACGGATGACGGGCGGTGATAGCGTCCCCATCCGCCGATTTTTTGATCCGCGATTCGCGATCGAAATCCACCGGAGTGAGCATCATCATTTGCACGCTCCGTTGCCAGGCATCGGCCGCGCTGGCGAACGGCAATTCTTGGATGAACTGCCGCACGAGTTCATAACTGGATTGCCCGCCCGTTCGCCAGCGGCTGAGCAATATCGTCCGCGTGCCGGTCGACATGAGTCCGCAGACGGAGAGAAACAACTCGCTGCCGGCCGTTCCGCTGCTCACCGATCTTAGCGATGATTCCGCTGGCGTGTGGAAACCGGGGAGAACGATCTGGATGGGACTCTTCCAAGGCAAAGTAAACCACTGCGATAGCGACCCGGCTGCCTCCACTCGGTCGAGCTGCAGCGGCGACCAGTCGTACGCGGCTTTCTTCCCCACCGAAATGTCATCGAATACGACGAGCGAATCGAACAATGAGCCATACAGCGGCGATGCCGCCGGCAGCACCCCCTTGATTGCCGAAGCATGCGGAAGGACCTTGTGCAATTCGTCGAACGCGGTCTGCGACATGTCCGGATCGTCGCGCACGTGCAGCTTTCCGAGCACGACGCCGATCTCTTCGGTCGACTTGCGGTTCAACCGCTCGGGCATCGCCAGCCCCATCGTCGGCAGATAACGGACGCGGCTGCGGCTGATGAGCGGCACAAGGTCTTTGCCGTCGCGGGATCTGTTCTTCGGGTTCGCCCCGGCAGTGGAAACTTGCAAGCTTTCAAACGGCAGATACCAGAGCACTCCATCGGGGACGACGATCAGCTCGTCGATATTGTCGGAAAGATTCACTTTGGTGCCGCTCGCCTTCGAATTGGAAAACAGCATCTCGGTCACGTCGCGGGCCGCCTGCCGCCAACCATCTTCGCCGAGCTGACTTTGCTGAAGTTCCCGGTTGGAATCGTAATTCCCCATGGCCGTCAACAACTTTGCCAACCGCCGTTCCAAGACCTGCGGCGAATCGATCTTCCAACCCGCATAGCGCTCCTTTGAAATGAGCCAGGCGTGGGTGGTGTTGGCCGTGGCAAAAAAAATGAGCATCAGGTGCCGCGGGGGCAACGCCGCCTGCACGTCCTTCGTGTTGTACATCGGCGGGAAGACCAAATCGGCGGCCTCGCGGCGCAGCGCGATCTCGCGCAAGATTAGCTCTTGCTGCAAGCTGAGTTTGCCGATCTCAGCCAGGGCGTCGGCCTGCTTACGCTGCGCAGCGTTATTCTCCGCCACCAACGGCGCGGCACCCAGTTCGGCCCGCAATTTGCGCACTTGTTTGGCCAAATCGTCGTACTTCGGATAGCGGGCCAAAAGATTCTGCCGTTGCAATTGAGACTGTTTGTCGAGTGTGTCGACCGGGGCTTCGAGCACCCACCGCAAGGCCAGCAGCCGCCCACCCAGTGGCAACGTGCTGTAGAAACGATGCCGCCGCGTGCGGTCAGCCACCTCCAAGCTCAATTCCATGCCTGAATCCAGCGTGTTCTCAAACCAATGCTCGTACACGGCCGAATGCGGCGTGCTCATCACGGCGAGCGAGTCGAGCGGGCGCGTGGCCCAATCGGTTGGCGTCGGATCGCCGAGCAACCGCGCATAGAGATCGAGGGCCCGGTGCGAATTAAGATGGGGTCCGCCCTGTCCTTCGACATAGTAATCGGCGAGCTTGATTTGGAACAACCATTTTGAGGCCTCGTGCTGGAGGTTGATGGCCTGATCAATCTCT
Proteins encoded in this window:
- a CDS encoding tetratricopeptide repeat protein, with translation MPPIGGASSRAIPSQAYFNHFAALYDGDYQAAFEGFKSDLSGAIKTSQSRWIDSICYYTMIGECYYRMGKLDEALKNYNAALTLYLAFPNWMQQIQFPVAIQPRPNGRNVPWGHAMPGIKLGNFPGTMLMAQGQLYIDQQLQQGGVIGAPQLTPINVQELLRCTALAIKHRGEIMGPVCPNDTLTGDILVVLGRHPGPANHWSEAWVDLELGMAYAAAGQTAQAVPYLKQSLVISGEYEHPLTAMGLLELGQIALGAGDLEAANNFFEEASYSAVEYNDIGTLEEAFRYGQQAHLMSPDKKGIFPPLNAAIGWARLKYRELWVSLLLLTAENNALLDQTQAAATALSDAKHEIGNRTMGKGGDIASRLHYLASLVNFRLGKVRDGDQEIDQAINLQHEASKWLFQIKLADYYVEGQGGPHLNSHRALDLYARLLGDPTPTDWATRPLDSLAVMSTPHSAVYEHWFENTLDSGMELSLEVADRTRRHRFYSTLPLGGRLLALRWVLEAPVDTLDKQSQLQRQNLLARYPKYDDLAKQVRKLRAELGAAPLVAENNAAQRKQADALAEIGKLSLQQELILREIALRREAADLVFPPMYNTKDVQAALPPRHLMLIFFATANTTHAWLISKERYAGWKIDSPQVLERRLAKLLTAMGNYDSNRELQQSQLGEDGWRQAARDVTEMLFSNSKASGTKVNLSDNIDELIVVPDGVLWYLPFESLQVSTAGANPKNRSRDGKDLVPLISRSRVRYLPTMGLAMPERLNRKSTEEIGVVLGKLHVRDDPDMSQTAFDELHKVLPHASAIKGVLPAASPLYGSLFDSLVVFDDISVGKKAAYDWSPLQLDRVEAAGSLSQWFTLPWKSPIQIVLPGFHTPAESSLRSVSSGTAGSELFLSVCGLMSTGTRTILLSRWRTGGQSSYELVRQFIQELPFASAADAWQRSVQMMMLTPVDFDRESRIKKSADGDAITARHPFFWSGYMLVDTGWTPPKSEEPRAAPPVINLNAKAVPPPAAAPATKE